The genomic interval CTCCGAACTAGGATAAAAAGAGATAATTacaatgaaaatgaaaacaaagcataggtaaatgggggcctaaaatagcaCATTTAAGGAATACATCACGTGTACAAAGAAAATTTGTGAGACACAGGTGAAGTATaagtttgagtttttttttttaatacaactGATTTCACATAGGCAATTATCTAAAACACAACTTAAAACCAATAGAAGCCACACAAACAACACAACATATTTAAAAATCTAAAGCATTCAATTTTGGCATGTGACTTCAAGGTAGACTAAAATTCAAAACACCCGTGCCAAAGAACTTTTTGAAAAATTGTGTACATTGCAAGATTTTCCAATGGAAAGCACAAAAAAATGTATATGATAAGTCCACaaatcataaatacaaaatatactcTACTAACTAACAATTGAATAAATTTTaacaataaatattaataaaatttataaaatagtaataatactaataaaaaaaaaataacaacagAAGAAAAGATCTCACTAGTAGCAGAAACTAAAGGACAATGACAATCGATTGAATGAAAATACTACCTTAAGCACCCTTTGGCACTAGAAATTGGATGCTGCTAAAGAAAAATCTATCGAAGAATAATGAAGGAACAAGGGATTAcaagaattcttcaatctaaatttaaaaatgaaattcaaGAATGGCGATGGAGTTGAGTAGTCAATAATACTGGCACAACCTCTCACTAGACTCACAAACCCTTACACATAACCACCTTAATAAAAGTTGGATGTTCTTTTCTAGTATGATCTTAAGATAAATTGTGCGATCTTACTTTTTTTTGCTTAAAAAGTTGTATATAACAAACATTTTGGGATGTTATAATTAATTAGTTTTGTTCTTATGATTTGTTAgtattatttattcatttttatttttcatgtgttttaaaattattttaaagtaaTAATATAATTATGTTATCATATTTATGTTGATTGATTGACTCGAATCAAAACCAGTCAATTGGACCAATGCGAAAATTGATCAGATGTATGATTTGCTTATTAGTTCACTTTCAAAATATTGTATTTAATTcgttaaattaatgtcattttctcaatttatttTATCGTAATTGAAAGAAAGGGTAGATTTTTATTTTACTaaagtaaaaaaatttatttttaacctTAACTTAATAACTAACTAACTATTGACTAACAAAAGGTTCTTTTCTATCCATATAATTAAATCTTAAGAGATTTTTTGTGGTAATTTTTAGAGACTCATGGATTAATGGGCTGTCATATTTAGAAAAATCAGGGATGTTATTGAATTTTCTCctaagaaataaaatagaattaaaaaaaCCAATCAAGATatacaattattaaaataataattattaataaataatataattattatgaTGACCACATAAATTAAGATATacaatttattaaaataattttccttATAGTCCATATTTTttgtactaataataataataataataaacttgTTCTTCTAAGAGTGTGGTTGGAGGCAACATAATTTCCATGAgttttttacttattttattttattttatattaaaatatttaataaaggtTCGGTAAGAACTTTATTTACCATTTTGATGCCTCCTAAAACTCGTTGAATGATCCGGCAAGTTTTGTATGGTGGACGAGAGAGTGAAAAAGGTGGTTGGACAAAACTTGTTGGATGGTCCAACGAACAAGCAAAAGTGATTGGACATGGGAGACATGACACATTTGtatataagtaaataaaatataatataaaattatattaattttttaaaaaaatgtacacaaaattaaatttaaatactaaaatttatATTTCTAAACACTATATTAATTTTgtgagaaattttaaattttgaattttgtgctatataaaattgtattgaaacttttccaaatttacacaaatttaaattcaaaattcaaattttatagtTATAAATATAGGCAAatatgtaaaaattttaaaaaataaattagaatatgaaaattataaatattatattaggaTAAAAGATATTGATCTTCTCttagattttttcaaaatttcctaaatctcttttgagattttgaaaatcttACAAACTTCATACATATTCAGTTTTGAAACTCTTATAACTCTCaaaaagtttattttatttttagtaaatataaaatgaaatatttgtctttttgacaaattttgtgaGGTATGTAAAATttgtaaattttcaaataattacaaaaaatgatatcttatttttcaatttttcaacttTCAAAGGTTCTAAGGGTTTGAAAGATTAGACAATGCTAATGGGGGTGAAAGTATATAGAATAGCTTGGAGgtctataaaatttttaaatattcaaaaagaatttttatgatttttaaaatctaaaaaaaattatatattttttttgttaaatttcaAAAGAGGACTACCTCTTCTGCTCTTGAAGAGAATAGCCTGGAAATGATGGttattataaatattgtattaGGATAAAAGATACTGATCTTCTTTTCAAACCTCTCAATCATTGTTCAACTGCACGCaatgataaaatatttatatattacttgatgttttttttttttttttgacaatacATAAACCAATgcttataataattaattatcacTTAAAAGAAATTATTCAGCACATAAGTattattttgcacatttaaaaATTGATTATTTAAGTtcttaaattttgttttttaattcTATATGCAATTCATTATGACTTATTACACATTTCACAAGCAGCCAATAATACTAAACTATAACAAactcataatttaataataaattattattatttaataatttataaattatattttaataaattttattaataaatattttaatcaaattAATAATATATCATTATAACTACATTTAAAGAGTAAAATAATTTTGCCttagttttaatttatttacatgtaatgtatatatataactataacaaattattaaatgatcgatgaaatatgcaaatatttatttAAAGTTCATTATTTATTATAAGTAAATATACAACCAAATAGTATTACTCTCTAATCTCGCACAGGGTAGGGACAGCATGGACAGGGTGAGTCATTTGTATTGTAAGTCCAAACTTATCTTCCATGGTCATGTCCTCCGGTGCAATTCCTTCCTCAAGCTTCCAATTAAAAGTGTGAAGGAGTGAACCCAACATCAAGTGAATCATTCTTGTCGCCAGCGGCAACCCCGGGCATATACGCCGGCCAGAACCAAATGGAATTAGCTCAAAACTTCGACCCTTTACGTCCATGTCTAAGCCCAAGAACCTTTCAGGCTCGAACGAGTTGGGTCTAGCCCATGTCTTGGGGTCTCTGCCAATGGCCCACGCATTGACTAACACTTGTGCGCCCTCTGGGACTCGGAATCCGCATATGTCTACATCAGTTTGAGCCTTGTGAGGAAGCAACAGCGGGGCTGGCGGGTGTAGCCGGAGGGTCTCCTTCACGATAGCCTGCAAGTAGGGGAGGCGAGCTATGTCGACCTCCTCCATTGCCTTGCCCTTTTCGATCGTTTGTCGTACCTCTGCTTGGGCTTTGGATAGAGCATGAGGATTGTGGAGTAGCTCAGCAAATGCCCATTCCATTGTGCCTGAAGTTGTATCAGTCCCCGCAGTAAATAAGTCCTACTCACACGATTATGAGGTTAATTGATTAGTAATACATTtgcataaaatattaaaaattgcaTTTGAAAGTAtagatttaaaattcaaattaaagcttttataaattttaaaaaaattaaataaaattttgtgtaAATTCATACAAATATGAAATCACTACAACTGCATCCTCCTGAACAAAAATTCTGTCTCCCTATACACACCCACAAAGTGAACATGTTGCTGTTGAAagatattttaacattaattctATGCCATCATGTTTCTTTAATATATTAGTAAAGTCAAACTCGTTTGGGGGAGACATCAGAGTCCAGTGCTGGATGGCCTCCCATCTGAAATTTAAAACTATGgtatcctaaaaaaaatatttttttaagctCACATCgattatacataacattaaattAGTTACGCAACAATATTCTACTGCTTTTGACACAAGGGCATTGAATAAGTTTACGCATCGACATTTTAAATAGTATGCGTAATAATATATTCTTAAAGCACCATTCGCACTGCTTAAAAAATTATAGATTTTGAGTAACACGAAAGCGTACTAACCAGCAACAGATGCGAGATATCAGTTCTATCAATCCCCTCATCGCCTCCATCTTCGCTCAGGTTGAGTAGAGCATCTAACATATCGTCGCTTTTCCCACCACCGTGCATCGCCCTGTAATGCACCCGCTGCTCTATCATTGAATCAAACAGCCCAATTAACTTCTTAAAATTTGCCGTCGCCCGGCGCCTTATACCCTGCGGATCCATCTTCTTAAGCACCGGAAAATAATCCACCAGATTGGGCTTCccgatctcgtcgacgagcatgcGCATCTCCTCCTTGAACTCTTGGACCGCATCAGAATTCGACCCCGCCAAGTCCACGGAAAATACGGTGTTTGATATGAAATTGAGGGTGGTCTTAAAGGCCGCCAACCCTATCTCCACTCCCTCACCGTTCCCGCATCGTTCGCCGATCTCGGCTAGCAGCTCCGCTACCTTCTTCCGGCGGAGACTGTGGGTGGCGTCAAGTCTTTGTGGGGTGAATATATTGGTGTTGCAGATTTTCCGGAGTTTTCGCCACCGGGTCGACACTGGCAACCAAACCACGGAGATCTGGTGGTGGCGGAGGGCGTGGATGGCGTCGGGGGTGGCTCTGCTAGAGAATGTGAGGTCTTGTTTGTGGAGGACTTGTTCGGCCATGGCTGCACTGGAAATGACTATGGTGGTTATGCGACCCATTTGCAGGGTCATTATGGGTCCATGGCGGCGGGCCAGGTCGGCTAGGGACATGTGGGGCCTGTTGCCGACACTGAGGAGGTTACCGAGGACCGGCAACGGGACCGGTCCCGGCGGGAGTTTGCCGATGATGCTTTTGCTTCGTCTCAACGGTGAAAGGAGGGGTTGAAGCAAAGCGCAGGCGAAGAAAATGCATAGTACAGATGTCAAGAAATCCATATTGCCTATTTTTGGTTGATATGTACTTTCAGGGTTTTTATAGAGTGGATCCGATGTTACGTGTATGTTCATCTTTGTAATTTGTGTGGCCCATGATTTTGCCTGACCAAAAATATTGACATGTGCATCCGAATTGAATTTTTATATCTTGAGTGTATCTCTGGCACAACTTGCTGTTTCGTACGGGGCGTCGAATGCTGGgaggtaaattttaaaaaatacttttgagagtgtatggattttgagttttcttttgaatttgtgCGTAATTGAAATAAATatagtataattttatattatattctatTTAACTTAAATACTTCCAAATATgcaaatataaaatttgaattttatgttgTCAAATGCCAAGTTAAGGTGAGCatgtggagttctcttcaagtaaTTAATAATTAGTCATGTTAGAAAGAGAAGCTCGCCCTTCTCTCTAGAAGGTGCATGTTCGTGAGTGCTTGGGGCTGTGTTCTTCTATAATTTCCCTTCAATCGAGTGTGGCTGTTGCTGGATCTGGGGTGGATTGTCTGTGTCGAAGGTTGCTGGTCTGGTTATTAACTATCTCCATTGCTTGTTGCTACCTGATTTCTCTGGGGATTGTCTCCCGTGGGTGGTTGGTGTTGCTTCACCCTAGGAGTTCTTGATCCTAAGTTCTGGTGTGATTGCAGCTGGTTCTGCAAAGCTTTGAGCTGATTGATAAATCTTAGATTGATCATGGGGTTTATATCTACTCCTGGAAGGTGATTAGTAAGATCGTGGCTCAGTATCCATTTTCTCGCTTATGCGGAAGTTTGAAATTTCGAACATGGAGTCGTAACAATGGGACACCAAAAAGCTTCTAGGGTTGCTAGATGTTCTAATCAAGAGTCAGAAAAGAAAGAGGAGAAAGAGTACGCGTTAAAGTTTATTGAAATCAAGGGTGGTTTACTGAGTGATTGGGTGAACAGGAAACATTCGAGAGTCATGGCAGAAGTTGAAAGGTTGGCTTGAATGGCAAGTCAAAGAAGTTGTAATGATAGGGAAGGCTTGAAGTCATCCTCGGGGCTTCTAATGGACCTCCGTGCACAGAGAAACATGCAAGATGGTAAGGAAAGGGGAGTGGGTGTGAATGATGGCCTTGCTTTGGTCTCCTTGAGTGATGATGACAGATTGCAACACATTGATGAGGAACACATAGGGAGTATGGAAGGAAATCT from Malania oleifera isolate guangnan ecotype guangnan chromosome 9, ASM2987363v1, whole genome shotgun sequence carries:
- the LOC131164428 gene encoding geraniol 8-hydroxylase-like, with the protein product MDFLTSVLCIFFACALLQPLLSPLRRSKSIIGKLPPGPVPLPVLGNLLSVGNRPHMSLADLARRHGPIMTLQMGRITTIVISSAAMAEQVLHKQDLTFSSRATPDAIHALRHHQISVVWLPVSTRWRKLRKICNTNIFTPQRLDATHSLRRKKVAELLAEIGERCGNGEGVEIGLAAFKTTLNFISNTVFSVDLAGSNSDAVQEFKEEMRMLVDEIGKPNLVDYFPVLKKMDPQGIRRRATANFKKLIGLFDSMIEQRVHYRAMHGGGKSDDMLDALLNLSEDGGDEGIDRTDISHLLLDLFTAGTDTTSGTMEWAFAELLHNPHALSKAQAEVRQTIEKGKAMEEVDIARLPYLQAIVKETLRLHPPAPLLLPHKAQTDVDICGFRVPEGAQVLVNAWAIGRDPKTWARPNSFEPERFLGLDMDVKGRSFELIPFGSGRRICPGLPLATRMIHLMLGSLLHTFNWKLEEGIAPEDMTMEDKFGLTIQMTHPVHAVPTLCEIRE